One Parashewanella spongiae genomic window, AATCATTATGGTATTGTTTTTGTGTGAAGAGTTTAGAGGACAAAATGGCAAGGATTGAAATTCTGCTCAGTGACGAAGAAAAATCAAATCTCAAACTTTACTGTCAATCAAAAGGAATGACAGCATCACATATGCTTAGAACACTGATCAATCAATCCTCACCAGATATGGCCTTTATCGCAAACTTTCAAGAAGTGAAAACCAATAAAATTACTGTACGTCTTACTTCCTATAATTTACAGGTACTGGCAAAAAAGGCAAAAGCCGAAGGCTATGTCAGTCAAACCAACTGGGCAACAGCTTGTATCATGTCTCAACTGCATCAAGAGCCAGTGCTATCAGCGGATGAAACTCAGGCCTTAAGAGAATCAAACCGACAACTTGCCGCCATTGGACGCAACTTGAATCAAATTACCAAGGTTCTGAATATCGAATTTAGAGATAGCGATAAAATCACCAAAGAGATGATTCAACTACTTGAAGATAAGCTCACTCAACACAAACAAAAAGTAAATGCGCTTTTAACAAAGAATTGCCAGCGCTGGAGTATCAATGATGAGTCATTCAGCAGCTGATTCCATCTCCGATTTACTTACGGGTGATGTTCGCACTAAATCAAACCGCATCAAAAGCTCATCTCGTTACACAAAAAAGCCACCTGAAGTTATGGTAAAAATCAGTGGCTATTGTTACAGCAGTGACCACACCAAAAGCCATTTTGATTACATTACTCGCAACGGGAAATTAGAACTTGAAGACGAACTGGGTGAAACCTATGACGATAGAAATATCATTCACCAACTTGCCTGTGACTGGCAAGAACTACAAACACATTCAAAACGCAGAACCAGGCACAGCACACACCTAGTTCTATCTATGCCCGATGGCACAGAACCAAAGGCGGTAAAGCAAGCCGTAAGACAATTTGCTAAAAAGACCTTTGCGCATAATTACCAGTACGTCATGGCACTTCATACTGACACCGACAGCCCGCACGTTCATTTAACGGTTAAGAACTTAGGCTTTGATGGTAAACGACTGCATGTTAGAAAAGGGGTACCACAGGTGTGGCGAGAGCAATTTATGTGTGAGTTAGAAAGATTAGGCGTAGCGGCTGAGGCTACGCCTAGTTTGAAAAAGGTAAACTTCAGAAATAAACAAGTCTCAACACTCGCTCATGAAAACAATTCTAGTGAAACAAGCATTGAGCGTTAAATAATCTATCTACTCAAAAACGATATACACC contains:
- a CDS encoding plasmid mobilization protein, whose amino-acid sequence is MKSLEDKMARIEILLSDEEKSNLKLYCQSKGMTASHMLRTLINQSSPDMAFIANFQEVKTNKITVRLTSYNLQVLAKKAKAEGYVSQTNWATACIMSQLHQEPVLSADETQALRESNRQLAAIGRNLNQITKVLNIEFRDSDKITKEMIQLLEDKLTQHKQKVNALLTKNCQRWSINDESFSS
- a CDS encoding relaxase/mobilization nuclease domain-containing protein, which encodes MMSHSAADSISDLLTGDVRTKSNRIKSSSRYTKKPPEVMVKISGYCYSSDHTKSHFDYITRNGKLELEDELGETYDDRNIIHQLACDWQELQTHSKRRTRHSTHLVLSMPDGTEPKAVKQAVRQFAKKTFAHNYQYVMALHTDTDSPHVHLTVKNLGFDGKRLHVRKGVPQVWREQFMCELERLGVAAEATPSLKKVNFRNKQVSTLAHENNSSETSIER